From one Gossypium hirsutum isolate 1008001.06 chromosome D08, Gossypium_hirsutum_v2.1, whole genome shotgun sequence genomic stretch:
- the LOC107944818 gene encoding lysine-specific demethylase JMJ706 isoform X2, translating to MVEGRVSLSKEVNGLELLKRKRLQRVKSETVSRTYCVTNMMARSGGDALRVSASRGMRLQGSAESFSRSNGASSEGTFAKHKVDKFDINDLEWTEKIPECPVYFPTKEEFEDPLVYLQKIAPEASRYGICKIVSPLSAAVPAGVVLMKEKLGFKFTTRVQPLRLSEWNNDDRVTFFMSGRNYTFREFEKMANKVFTRRYYSAGCLPATYLEKEFWHEIACGKTESVEYACDVEGSAFSSSPNDPLGTSKWNLKNLSRLPKSTLRLLETAIPGVSDPMLYIGMLFSMFAWHVEDHYLYSINYHHCGASKTWYGIPSHAASKFEKVVKEHVYTNDILSVDGEDGAFDVLLGKTTLFPPNILLEHEVPVYKAVQQPGEFVITFPSAYHAGFSHGFNCGEAVNFAIGDWFPLGAVASLRYAHLNRVPLLPHEELLCKEAMLLYTSLELDDLDYLPADLASHYCIKVSFVKLIRFLHRARWSVMKSRACTSVSPYYYRTIVCTLCKRDCYVAFVNCSCCSHPVCLRHDIKSLDFPCGSYRGLFLRDDVAEMEAAAKKFEQEDTISKEIERQTENGDDLYSYPLSNNSQSDLEDGFFPYCEINVVLSVTTSTVGQPLEHKQPSISLDIPSCRPEAADALSFAASTLCSLAEQVGSSTKNVQGLGNLGNTTDKRFSEEVSRTTYKLSVSCFSHEDCPGINQYSGNTCVHEPVSRSVVDRDSDNSDSEVFRVKRRSKVEKRSGNDSMSSKKSDHQGLKRLKKHQHEGKCGKSLPSEGCRIDEPTHNIDPENGMKGRLPISIKYKKSGNEEAMSRQREQHRDERWFQQEFGKSVGPKRLKVRGPTCVGWEKRLN from the exons atg GTGGAAGGAAGAGTGTCTTTGTCCAAAGAGGTAAATGGGCTAGAGTTGTTGAAGCGCAAAAGGCTTCAACGAGTAAAATCAGAAACTGTCTCTAGGACTTATTGTGTCACAAACATGATGGCTAGAAGTGGAGGAGATGCTTTGAGAGTTTCAGCATCACGTGGAATGAGGTTACAAGGGAGTGCAGAGTCATTTTCTAGGTCAAATGGTGCATCAAGTGAGGGCACCTTTGCGAAGCACAAGGTTGATAAGTTTGACATTAACGATCTAGAATGGACTGAGAAAATTCCAGAATGTCCGGTATATTTCCCTACAAAGGAAGAGTTTGAAGATCCTTTGGTTTATCTGCAGAAAATTGCTCCTGAAGCTTCAAGATATG GAATATGCAAGATTGTTTCACCTTTAAGTGCTGCTGTTCCTGCTGGAGTTGTATTGATGAAGGAGAAACTAGGGTTCAAGTTTACAACTAGGGTACAGCCTCTTCGTCTTTCGGAGTGGAATAATGATGATAGAGTCACCTTTTTCATGAGTGGAAG AAATTATACATTTCGTGAGTTTGAGAAAATGGCGAACAAGGTGTTTACTCGTAGATATTATAGTGCTGGTTGTCTTCCTGCAACATACTTGGAAAAAGAATTTTGGCATGAAATTGCTTGTGGGAAGACAGAAAGTGTTGAATATGCTTGTGATGTTGAGGGTAGTGCCTTTTCTTCTTCTCCCAATGATCCACTTGGAACTAGCAAATGGAATTTGAAG AATCTGTCACGGCTGCCAAAGTCCACTTTGCGTCTTCTTGAAACGGCAATTCCG GGGGTATCTGATCCCATGCTTTACATAGGAATGCTATTTAGCATGTTTGCTTGGCATGTGGAAGATCATTATTTGTATAG CATTAATTATCATCACTGTGGGGCTTCAAAAACTTGGTATGGGATACCCAGTCATGCTGCTTCAAAATTTGAGAAGGTTGTCAAGGAACATGTGTACACTAATGATATCCTATCTGTGGATGGTGAAGATGGAGCTTTTGATGTGCTTTTGGGTAAAACAACTCTATTCCCCCCAAATATTTTGTTGGAACATGAGGTCCCTGTCTACAAGGCTGTGCAGCAGCCTGGAGAGTTTGTAATTACCTTTCCAAGTGCATATCATGCTGGATTTAGTCATG GTTTCAACTGTGGTGAGGCTGTGAACTTTGCTATTGGTGATTGGTTTCCTTTGGGGGCTGTAGCTAGCTTGCGATATGCCCATCTCAACAGAGTGCCTCTCCTTCCTCATGAAGAACTTTTGTGCAAGGAAGCAATGCTTCTTTACACAAGTTTAGAACTGGATGATTTGGACTATTTGCCTGCAGACTTGGCCTCTCATTATTGCATTAAGGTTTCATTTGTAAAGCTGATTCGTTTCCTGCATCGGGCGCGTTGGTCTGTCATGAAGTCGAGGGCATGCACCAGTGTATCTCCATATTATTATAGAACTATAGTGTGCACTTTATGTAAACGTGACTGTTATGTTGCTTTTGTTAACTGCAGCTGTTGCTCTCATCCTGTTTGCCTTAGACATG ATATTAAGTCACTTGACTTCCCCTGTGGGAGCTATCGTGGTCTTTTCTTGAGGGATGATGTTGCAGAGATGGAAGCTGCTGCCAAGAAGTTTGAGCAAGAAGATACCATATCAAAAGAGATTGAGCGACAAACTGAAAATGGTGATGATTTGTATTCATATCCACTGTCAAATAATTCACAGTCCGATCTTGAGGATGGATTCTTTCCATACTGTGAGATTAATGTAGTGTTGAGTGTAACAACTTCAACTGTGGGTCAACCACTAGAACATAAACAGCCTTCAATTAGCCTTGATATTCCAAGTTGTCGACCTGAAGCGGCGGATGCTCTCTCTTTTGCTGCATCAACTCTCTGTTCTTTGGCGGAGCAGGTTGGGTCCTCAACCAAAAAT GTACAGGGGCTAGGTAATCTAGGAAACACTACTGATAAACGGTTCTCTGAAGAGGTCTCGCGAACTACATACAAATTGTCTGTATCCTGTTTTTCACATGAAGATTGTCCTGGTATTAATCAATACAGCGGTAATACATGTGTTCATGAACCAGTGAGTAGGTCTGTAGTGGACCGAGACAGTGATAATTCCGATTCAGAGGTATTTAGGGTTAAACGACGTTCGAAGGTTGAGAAAAGAAGTGGGAATGACAGCATGTCATCAAAGAAGTCTGACCATCag GGGCTTAAACGACTAAAGAAACACCAACATGAAGGAAAATGTGGGAAATCATTGCCATCTGAAGGCTGCAGAATTGATGAACCAACTCATAATATTGATCCAGAAAATGGTATGAAGGGCAGACTTCCCATCTCCATCAAGTATAAGAAGTCGGGCAATGAGGAAGCGATGAGCAGGCAGCGAGAGCAGCACAGAGATGAGAGGTGGTTCCAGCAGGAGTTTGGAAAGAGCGTTGGGCCAAAGCGCCTTAAAGTCAGGGGCCCAACATGTGTAGGTTGGGAAAAAAGATTGAACTGA
- the LOC107944818 gene encoding lysine-specific demethylase JMJ706 isoform X3: MMARSGGDALRVSASRGMRLQGSAESFSRSNGASSEGTFAKHKVDKFDINDLEWTEKIPECPVYFPTKEEFEDPLVYLQKIAPEASRYGICKIVSPLSAAVPAGVVLMKEKLGFKFTTRVQPLRLSEWNNDDRVTFFMSGRNYTFREFEKMANKVFTRRYYSAGCLPATYLEKEFWHEIACGKTESVEYACDVEGSAFSSSPNDPLGTSKWNLKNLSRLPKSTLRLLETAIPGVSDPMLYIGMLFSMFAWHVEDHYLYSINYHHCGASKTWYGIPSHAASKFEKVVKEHVYTNDILSVDGEDGAFDVLLGKTTLFPPNILLEHEVPVYKAVQQPGEFVITFPSAYHAGFSHGFNCGEAVNFAIGDWFPLGAVASLRYAHLNRVPLLPHEELLCKEAMLLYTSLELDDLDYLPADLASHYCIKVSFVKLIRFLHRARWSVMKSRACTSVSPYYYRTIVCTLCKRDCYVAFVNCSCCSHPVCLRHDIKSLDFPCGSYRGLFLRDDVAEMEAAAKKFEQEDTISKEIERQTENGDDLYSYPLSNNSQSDLEDGFFPYCEINVVLSVTTSTVGQPLEHKQPSISLDIPSCRPEAADALSFAASTLCSLAEQVGSSTKNQVQGLGNLGNTTDKRFSEEVSRTTYKLSVSCFSHEDCPGINQYSGNTCVHEPVSRSVVDRDSDNSDSEVFRVKRRSKVEKRSGNDSMSSKKSDHQGLKRLKKHQHEGKCGKSLPSEGCRIDEPTHNIDPENGMKGRLPISIKYKKSGNEEAMSRQREQHRDERWFQQEFGKSVGPKRLKVRGPTCVGWEKRLN, translated from the exons ATGATGGCTAGAAGTGGAGGAGATGCTTTGAGAGTTTCAGCATCACGTGGAATGAGGTTACAAGGGAGTGCAGAGTCATTTTCTAGGTCAAATGGTGCATCAAGTGAGGGCACCTTTGCGAAGCACAAGGTTGATAAGTTTGACATTAACGATCTAGAATGGACTGAGAAAATTCCAGAATGTCCGGTATATTTCCCTACAAAGGAAGAGTTTGAAGATCCTTTGGTTTATCTGCAGAAAATTGCTCCTGAAGCTTCAAGATATG GAATATGCAAGATTGTTTCACCTTTAAGTGCTGCTGTTCCTGCTGGAGTTGTATTGATGAAGGAGAAACTAGGGTTCAAGTTTACAACTAGGGTACAGCCTCTTCGTCTTTCGGAGTGGAATAATGATGATAGAGTCACCTTTTTCATGAGTGGAAG AAATTATACATTTCGTGAGTTTGAGAAAATGGCGAACAAGGTGTTTACTCGTAGATATTATAGTGCTGGTTGTCTTCCTGCAACATACTTGGAAAAAGAATTTTGGCATGAAATTGCTTGTGGGAAGACAGAAAGTGTTGAATATGCTTGTGATGTTGAGGGTAGTGCCTTTTCTTCTTCTCCCAATGATCCACTTGGAACTAGCAAATGGAATTTGAAG AATCTGTCACGGCTGCCAAAGTCCACTTTGCGTCTTCTTGAAACGGCAATTCCG GGGGTATCTGATCCCATGCTTTACATAGGAATGCTATTTAGCATGTTTGCTTGGCATGTGGAAGATCATTATTTGTATAG CATTAATTATCATCACTGTGGGGCTTCAAAAACTTGGTATGGGATACCCAGTCATGCTGCTTCAAAATTTGAGAAGGTTGTCAAGGAACATGTGTACACTAATGATATCCTATCTGTGGATGGTGAAGATGGAGCTTTTGATGTGCTTTTGGGTAAAACAACTCTATTCCCCCCAAATATTTTGTTGGAACATGAGGTCCCTGTCTACAAGGCTGTGCAGCAGCCTGGAGAGTTTGTAATTACCTTTCCAAGTGCATATCATGCTGGATTTAGTCATG GTTTCAACTGTGGTGAGGCTGTGAACTTTGCTATTGGTGATTGGTTTCCTTTGGGGGCTGTAGCTAGCTTGCGATATGCCCATCTCAACAGAGTGCCTCTCCTTCCTCATGAAGAACTTTTGTGCAAGGAAGCAATGCTTCTTTACACAAGTTTAGAACTGGATGATTTGGACTATTTGCCTGCAGACTTGGCCTCTCATTATTGCATTAAGGTTTCATTTGTAAAGCTGATTCGTTTCCTGCATCGGGCGCGTTGGTCTGTCATGAAGTCGAGGGCATGCACCAGTGTATCTCCATATTATTATAGAACTATAGTGTGCACTTTATGTAAACGTGACTGTTATGTTGCTTTTGTTAACTGCAGCTGTTGCTCTCATCCTGTTTGCCTTAGACATG ATATTAAGTCACTTGACTTCCCCTGTGGGAGCTATCGTGGTCTTTTCTTGAGGGATGATGTTGCAGAGATGGAAGCTGCTGCCAAGAAGTTTGAGCAAGAAGATACCATATCAAAAGAGATTGAGCGACAAACTGAAAATGGTGATGATTTGTATTCATATCCACTGTCAAATAATTCACAGTCCGATCTTGAGGATGGATTCTTTCCATACTGTGAGATTAATGTAGTGTTGAGTGTAACAACTTCAACTGTGGGTCAACCACTAGAACATAAACAGCCTTCAATTAGCCTTGATATTCCAAGTTGTCGACCTGAAGCGGCGGATGCTCTCTCTTTTGCTGCATCAACTCTCTGTTCTTTGGCGGAGCAGGTTGGGTCCTCAACCAAAAAT CAGGTACAGGGGCTAGGTAATCTAGGAAACACTACTGATAAACGGTTCTCTGAAGAGGTCTCGCGAACTACATACAAATTGTCTGTATCCTGTTTTTCACATGAAGATTGTCCTGGTATTAATCAATACAGCGGTAATACATGTGTTCATGAACCAGTGAGTAGGTCTGTAGTGGACCGAGACAGTGATAATTCCGATTCAGAGGTATTTAGGGTTAAACGACGTTCGAAGGTTGAGAAAAGAAGTGGGAATGACAGCATGTCATCAAAGAAGTCTGACCATCag GGGCTTAAACGACTAAAGAAACACCAACATGAAGGAAAATGTGGGAAATCATTGCCATCTGAAGGCTGCAGAATTGATGAACCAACTCATAATATTGATCCAGAAAATGGTATGAAGGGCAGACTTCCCATCTCCATCAAGTATAAGAAGTCGGGCAATGAGGAAGCGATGAGCAGGCAGCGAGAGCAGCACAGAGATGAGAGGTGGTTCCAGCAGGAGTTTGGAAAGAGCGTTGGGCCAAAGCGCCTTAAAGTCAGGGGCCCAACATGTGTAGGTTGGGAAAAAAGATTGAACTGA
- the LOC107944818 gene encoding lysine-specific demethylase JMJ706 isoform X1, producing MVEGRVSLSKEVNGLELLKRKRLQRVKSETVSRTYCVTNMMARSGGDALRVSASRGMRLQGSAESFSRSNGASSEGTFAKHKVDKFDINDLEWTEKIPECPVYFPTKEEFEDPLVYLQKIAPEASRYGICKIVSPLSAAVPAGVVLMKEKLGFKFTTRVQPLRLSEWNNDDRVTFFMSGRNYTFREFEKMANKVFTRRYYSAGCLPATYLEKEFWHEIACGKTESVEYACDVEGSAFSSSPNDPLGTSKWNLKNLSRLPKSTLRLLETAIPGVSDPMLYIGMLFSMFAWHVEDHYLYSINYHHCGASKTWYGIPSHAASKFEKVVKEHVYTNDILSVDGEDGAFDVLLGKTTLFPPNILLEHEVPVYKAVQQPGEFVITFPSAYHAGFSHGFNCGEAVNFAIGDWFPLGAVASLRYAHLNRVPLLPHEELLCKEAMLLYTSLELDDLDYLPADLASHYCIKVSFVKLIRFLHRARWSVMKSRACTSVSPYYYRTIVCTLCKRDCYVAFVNCSCCSHPVCLRHDIKSLDFPCGSYRGLFLRDDVAEMEAAAKKFEQEDTISKEIERQTENGDDLYSYPLSNNSQSDLEDGFFPYCEINVVLSVTTSTVGQPLEHKQPSISLDIPSCRPEAADALSFAASTLCSLAEQVGSSTKNQVQGLGNLGNTTDKRFSEEVSRTTYKLSVSCFSHEDCPGINQYSGNTCVHEPVSRSVVDRDSDNSDSEVFRVKRRSKVEKRSGNDSMSSKKSDHQGLKRLKKHQHEGKCGKSLPSEGCRIDEPTHNIDPENGMKGRLPISIKYKKSGNEEAMSRQREQHRDERWFQQEFGKSVGPKRLKVRGPTCVGWEKRLN from the exons atg GTGGAAGGAAGAGTGTCTTTGTCCAAAGAGGTAAATGGGCTAGAGTTGTTGAAGCGCAAAAGGCTTCAACGAGTAAAATCAGAAACTGTCTCTAGGACTTATTGTGTCACAAACATGATGGCTAGAAGTGGAGGAGATGCTTTGAGAGTTTCAGCATCACGTGGAATGAGGTTACAAGGGAGTGCAGAGTCATTTTCTAGGTCAAATGGTGCATCAAGTGAGGGCACCTTTGCGAAGCACAAGGTTGATAAGTTTGACATTAACGATCTAGAATGGACTGAGAAAATTCCAGAATGTCCGGTATATTTCCCTACAAAGGAAGAGTTTGAAGATCCTTTGGTTTATCTGCAGAAAATTGCTCCTGAAGCTTCAAGATATG GAATATGCAAGATTGTTTCACCTTTAAGTGCTGCTGTTCCTGCTGGAGTTGTATTGATGAAGGAGAAACTAGGGTTCAAGTTTACAACTAGGGTACAGCCTCTTCGTCTTTCGGAGTGGAATAATGATGATAGAGTCACCTTTTTCATGAGTGGAAG AAATTATACATTTCGTGAGTTTGAGAAAATGGCGAACAAGGTGTTTACTCGTAGATATTATAGTGCTGGTTGTCTTCCTGCAACATACTTGGAAAAAGAATTTTGGCATGAAATTGCTTGTGGGAAGACAGAAAGTGTTGAATATGCTTGTGATGTTGAGGGTAGTGCCTTTTCTTCTTCTCCCAATGATCCACTTGGAACTAGCAAATGGAATTTGAAG AATCTGTCACGGCTGCCAAAGTCCACTTTGCGTCTTCTTGAAACGGCAATTCCG GGGGTATCTGATCCCATGCTTTACATAGGAATGCTATTTAGCATGTTTGCTTGGCATGTGGAAGATCATTATTTGTATAG CATTAATTATCATCACTGTGGGGCTTCAAAAACTTGGTATGGGATACCCAGTCATGCTGCTTCAAAATTTGAGAAGGTTGTCAAGGAACATGTGTACACTAATGATATCCTATCTGTGGATGGTGAAGATGGAGCTTTTGATGTGCTTTTGGGTAAAACAACTCTATTCCCCCCAAATATTTTGTTGGAACATGAGGTCCCTGTCTACAAGGCTGTGCAGCAGCCTGGAGAGTTTGTAATTACCTTTCCAAGTGCATATCATGCTGGATTTAGTCATG GTTTCAACTGTGGTGAGGCTGTGAACTTTGCTATTGGTGATTGGTTTCCTTTGGGGGCTGTAGCTAGCTTGCGATATGCCCATCTCAACAGAGTGCCTCTCCTTCCTCATGAAGAACTTTTGTGCAAGGAAGCAATGCTTCTTTACACAAGTTTAGAACTGGATGATTTGGACTATTTGCCTGCAGACTTGGCCTCTCATTATTGCATTAAGGTTTCATTTGTAAAGCTGATTCGTTTCCTGCATCGGGCGCGTTGGTCTGTCATGAAGTCGAGGGCATGCACCAGTGTATCTCCATATTATTATAGAACTATAGTGTGCACTTTATGTAAACGTGACTGTTATGTTGCTTTTGTTAACTGCAGCTGTTGCTCTCATCCTGTTTGCCTTAGACATG ATATTAAGTCACTTGACTTCCCCTGTGGGAGCTATCGTGGTCTTTTCTTGAGGGATGATGTTGCAGAGATGGAAGCTGCTGCCAAGAAGTTTGAGCAAGAAGATACCATATCAAAAGAGATTGAGCGACAAACTGAAAATGGTGATGATTTGTATTCATATCCACTGTCAAATAATTCACAGTCCGATCTTGAGGATGGATTCTTTCCATACTGTGAGATTAATGTAGTGTTGAGTGTAACAACTTCAACTGTGGGTCAACCACTAGAACATAAACAGCCTTCAATTAGCCTTGATATTCCAAGTTGTCGACCTGAAGCGGCGGATGCTCTCTCTTTTGCTGCATCAACTCTCTGTTCTTTGGCGGAGCAGGTTGGGTCCTCAACCAAAAAT CAGGTACAGGGGCTAGGTAATCTAGGAAACACTACTGATAAACGGTTCTCTGAAGAGGTCTCGCGAACTACATACAAATTGTCTGTATCCTGTTTTTCACATGAAGATTGTCCTGGTATTAATCAATACAGCGGTAATACATGTGTTCATGAACCAGTGAGTAGGTCTGTAGTGGACCGAGACAGTGATAATTCCGATTCAGAGGTATTTAGGGTTAAACGACGTTCGAAGGTTGAGAAAAGAAGTGGGAATGACAGCATGTCATCAAAGAAGTCTGACCATCag GGGCTTAAACGACTAAAGAAACACCAACATGAAGGAAAATGTGGGAAATCATTGCCATCTGAAGGCTGCAGAATTGATGAACCAACTCATAATATTGATCCAGAAAATGGTATGAAGGGCAGACTTCCCATCTCCATCAAGTATAAGAAGTCGGGCAATGAGGAAGCGATGAGCAGGCAGCGAGAGCAGCACAGAGATGAGAGGTGGTTCCAGCAGGAGTTTGGAAAGAGCGTTGGGCCAAAGCGCCTTAAAGTCAGGGGCCCAACATGTGTAGGTTGGGAAAAAAGATTGAACTGA